The following coding sequences lie in one uncultured Celeribacter sp. genomic window:
- a CDS encoding HprK-related kinase B: MTIPSTATAEDILAQLDLSQAEATAPFHLRVGSVSLRVFCPEPLRQELVDYFAEALEASDAVETPHHTPHHTPHHTPHHTVHLLPDQTLASEPDWSDWAREGGKSGRKDAIFDLEDARLIRKVRSGVTFLQAPDVAIAFGPLDENVSTVINFINTQVLNICLRDGWQLCHAAAVTGRGRSLAISGLSGGGKSTSILRMMDIDGTRFMSNDRLLVRAGMPVQALGIPKHPRINPGTILGNPRLRDMIAPARQAELEALPQDALWTLEEKYDLFIGDIYGPDRVQFAAPLSDFWVLNWSHDSDAATSVQKVDLATRPDLLAAIMKSPGPFYQHADGMFEPNGASPDPAPYLAALKGVRVSEVSGRIDFDVLATQGRALFDD, from the coding sequence ATGACGATACCCTCAACGGCGACAGCCGAGGACATTCTGGCGCAACTGGACCTCTCTCAGGCGGAGGCCACCGCGCCTTTTCACCTGCGTGTCGGTTCGGTGTCTTTGCGCGTCTTCTGCCCTGAGCCGCTGCGTCAGGAGCTTGTTGACTATTTTGCCGAAGCCCTGGAGGCGTCTGATGCGGTGGAAACGCCACATCACACACCACATCACACACCACATCACACACCACATCACACGGTGCATCTCTTGCCCGATCAGACATTGGCCTCGGAACCGGACTGGAGCGACTGGGCCAGAGAGGGCGGGAAATCGGGGCGCAAGGATGCGATTTTCGATCTCGAAGACGCGCGGCTGATCCGCAAGGTGCGCAGCGGCGTCACCTTTCTTCAGGCGCCAGATGTGGCCATTGCCTTTGGCCCACTGGACGAGAATGTCAGCACGGTGATCAATTTCATCAACACGCAGGTGCTCAATATCTGTCTGCGCGATGGCTGGCAGCTGTGCCACGCCGCCGCTGTCACGGGCAGAGGTCGGAGCCTCGCCATCTCCGGGCTTTCAGGGGGTGGAAAATCCACCTCGATCCTGCGGATGATGGACATCGACGGCACGCGGTTCATGTCCAACGACCGGCTTTTGGTGCGTGCAGGCATGCCGGTACAGGCGCTGGGCATCCCGAAACACCCCCGGATCAACCCCGGCACGATCTTGGGCAACCCGCGGCTGCGCGACATGATCGCGCCCGCGCGACAGGCGGAACTTGAGGCCCTGCCACAAGACGCGCTTTGGACGCTCGAAGAGAAATACGACCTGTTCATCGGCGACATCTATGGCCCGGACCGCGTGCAATTCGCCGCGCCTCTGAGCGATTTCTGGGTGCTGAATTGGAGCCATGACAGCGATGCCGCGACCTCTGTGCAAAAGGTCGATCTGGCGACCCGCCCCGATCTTTTGGCGGCGATCATGAAAAGTCCCGGACCGTTTTATCAACACGCCGACGGCATGTTCGAACCGAATGGCGCCTCCCCCGATCCTGCGCCTTATCTGGCTGCGCTCAAAGGCGTCCGGGTCAGCGAAGTCTCCGGGCGCATCGACTTCGATGTTCTCGCGACCCAGGGCCGCGCGCTCTTCGATGACTGA
- a CDS encoding histidine phosphatase family protein, with translation MTETCYIALVRHGAYHQRADAPSARQPFALTDAGLAQARTCGAELAKMATEHDLAIAPVIHCSKQLRAWQTAAEIAETLRAAGHDIDQPRETSALAERGLGSAANLTVAEIEAVLDADPRYPAPPAGWKSDSDYCLPLEGAESLMQAGERVAGYLREIAQTGEKRGATTGGNQLNIVVGHGASIRHACHHLGLMSRDEIAQLSMFHARPLLLCYSPHDKWRHLAGAWKVRAPKEDPID, from the coding sequence ATGACTGAGACCTGCTACATCGCTTTGGTCCGACACGGGGCCTATCACCAGCGTGCGGACGCGCCGTCGGCGCGGCAACCTTTTGCCTTGACCGACGCGGGGCTGGCGCAGGCCCGTACCTGTGGCGCAGAGCTGGCTAAGATGGCGACGGAGCATGATCTGGCAATTGCGCCTGTGATCCACTGCTCAAAGCAATTGCGCGCCTGGCAGACCGCTGCGGAAATTGCCGAGACACTGCGCGCGGCAGGCCATGACATCGACCAGCCGAGAGAAACGTCTGCTTTGGCCGAGCGCGGTCTTGGCAGTGCGGCCAATCTGACCGTCGCGGAAATCGAGGCGGTGCTCGATGCCGATCCGCGCTATCCAGCCCCACCCGCAGGCTGGAAATCCGACAGCGACTATTGTTTGCCGTTGGAAGGGGCCGAAAGCCTCATGCAGGCGGGGGAACGTGTCGCTGGATACCTGCGGGAGATCGCACAGACAGGGGAAAAGAGGGGGGCAACGACAGGTGGCAATCAGCTGAACATCGTCGTCGGTCACGGCGCCTCGATCCGCCATGCCTGTCATCACCTGGGCCTCATGAGCCGTGACGAGATCGCGCAATTGTCGATGTTTCACGCCCGACCGTTACTTCTCTGTTACAGTCCTCATGATAAGTGGCGTCACTTGGCCGGTGCGTGGAAAGTCAGGGCGCCCAAAGAGGACCCGATCGACTGA
- a CDS encoding metallophosphoesterase gives MDHLSFLSDPGTRLLPPVFDTRDDLPEMPRDIEPWLSASAPEMRSQIAASLEKARRHGGWHWPKRPIVFISDPHADAEGFLHSLISAGVIRRAEPGGHLALTRFGTQAQIILGGDCLDKGPSNLALLDALADVRATGVDLSLLAGNHDLRMALAVEAIRGPRAPLKDHLFVRMGRKLLPALKEVFERFVTAEDLRGLPSEKKSKARLLPPKDWAEQFEQAAAGHLSERAIAKEIRKLKEKQAQFKKNVAKTGLGYRELLAATLKCHDVFFTPGGHYAWFFETMDVVSRVGSLLFVHAGLCDSMCEMLVAEGPKTVNARFREEVERATFGFYFGPFANLVRTKYRESDCALTEAGTDLLHRDGIHMVVQGHVNNHQGQRLLMKRGLLHLEGDITLDRASRRLEGLDGIGVGATLIFPSGDVIGLSRDYPRAKHFAPDRHSNLKDLI, from the coding sequence TTGGATCATCTGAGCTTTCTTTCCGACCCGGGCACACGGCTTTTGCCCCCTGTGTTCGACACGCGTGACGATCTGCCGGAGATGCCGCGCGACATCGAACCCTGGCTTAGCGCCTCCGCCCCTGAGATGCGGTCCCAGATTGCGGCCTCCCTGGAAAAGGCGCGGCGTCACGGGGGCTGGCACTGGCCCAAACGCCCGATCGTGTTCATCTCCGACCCCCACGCCGACGCCGAAGGCTTCCTGCACTCGCTGATCTCCGCGGGCGTCATCCGGCGCGCAGAGCCGGGCGGGCATCTGGCCCTGACCCGGTTCGGAACGCAGGCGCAGATCATTCTTGGCGGCGATTGCCTCGACAAGGGGCCAAGCAATCTGGCCCTGCTCGATGCGCTGGCTGACGTCCGCGCAACGGGGGTCGATCTGTCGCTTTTGGCGGGCAATCACGACCTGCGCATGGCGCTTGCCGTCGAGGCCATTCGCGGCCCGCGCGCGCCGTTGAAAGACCACCTTTTCGTCCGCATGGGACGCAAGCTCCTGCCTGCCTTGAAAGAAGTCTTCGAGCGTTTTGTGACCGCAGAGGACCTGCGGGGCCTGCCATCGGAGAAAAAATCCAAAGCTCGACTGTTGCCGCCGAAAGACTGGGCGGAGCAGTTCGAACAGGCGGCGGCAGGTCATTTGTCCGAGCGTGCGATTGCCAAAGAGATCAGGAAGCTCAAGGAAAAACAGGCTCAATTCAAAAAGAACGTCGCCAAGACCGGTCTCGGCTACCGCGAACTTCTGGCTGCCACCCTCAAATGTCATGACGTGTTCTTCACGCCCGGTGGGCATTATGCGTGGTTTTTCGAGACCATGGATGTGGTGTCCCGAGTCGGGTCTTTGCTCTTTGTCCATGCCGGGCTTTGCGACAGCATGTGTGAGATGCTCGTGGCCGAAGGTCCGAAGACCGTCAATGCACGCTTTCGCGAAGAGGTTGAACGCGCCACCTTCGGCTTTTATTTCGGGCCTTTCGCCAATCTGGTACGGACCAAATACCGCGAGTCCGACTGTGCGCTCACCGAGGCCGGCACCGATCTTTTGCATCGGGACGGCATCCACATGGTGGTGCAGGGGCATGTGAACAATCATCAGGGTCAACGGCTTTTGATGAAACGCGGGCTGTTGCATCTGGAGGGGGATATCACCCTCGACCGTGCGTCCCGCCGTCTCGAAGGGCTCGACGGGATCGGCGTCGGCGCCACCTTGATTTTTCCATCTGGAGATGTGATCGGTCTCAGCCGGGATTATCCGCGGGCCAAACATTTCGCGCCGGACCGACACAGCAACCTGAAAGACCTGATATGA
- a CDS encoding amphi-Trp domain-containing protein, translated as MSGQNAHFSHDSLQDAKTIKTLLTALSKGFSKGEMTLGDDENELVLQTAGLMNVRIKASREDGQCQINLRVSWSDPVNPGTSKGSPKIKT; from the coding sequence ATGAGCGGCCAGAACGCACATTTTTCGCATGACTCCCTGCAAGATGCCAAAACCATCAAAACGCTTTTGACGGCCCTGTCGAAAGGCTTTTCGAAAGGCGAAATGACGCTTGGTGACGATGAGAATGAACTGGTGCTGCAAACCGCAGGCCTGATGAATGTTCGCATCAAAGCATCGCGTGAAGACGGGCAATGTCAGATCAATCTGCGCGTGTCCTGGTCGGACCCTGTGAACCCGGGCACCAGCAAGGGCAGCCCGAAGATCAAGACCTAG
- a CDS encoding glycosyltransferase family 92 protein codes for MFSALRRTKSISRIALDPPKAQPDREGLAIVLIVRDEEAHIGEWARFHQKAGVRHFYVYDNGSTDGTLVQIVAAVGVQNVTVIPWTQKLRDGNSGAEIHNQVLAYAHAVANFGDQFRWMAFIDVDEFLVPKSGKTLLDCLAHLDGEVNISLPWHMFGRNGFEDAPDGGIVANYTRRHPDPMSPLKGMCNFKMIVDPCHVTAVKVHSIETDGSTTSVNDRGDKASASDRKKPGFYSADHIQLNHYYTRSNAELMAKITRGSNMTQDANDHLRRVMRKVDQIEAESVEDLAAKRWFGSV; via the coding sequence ATGTTTTCAGCACTGCGTCGCACCAAATCCATTTCACGTATCGCACTCGATCCGCCAAAGGCACAGCCCGACCGCGAAGGCCTCGCGATTGTTCTGATTGTCCGCGATGAGGAGGCCCATATCGGCGAATGGGCACGGTTTCATCAGAAAGCCGGGGTGCGGCATTTCTATGTTTACGACAACGGCTCGACCGATGGCACTTTGGTGCAGATCGTGGCCGCTGTCGGAGTCCAGAATGTGACCGTGATCCCCTGGACCCAAAAGCTGCGCGATGGGAATTCGGGCGCGGAAATTCACAATCAGGTGCTGGCCTACGCCCATGCGGTGGCGAACTTCGGCGATCAGTTTCGCTGGATGGCTTTCATTGATGTGGATGAATTTCTGGTGCCGAAATCTGGCAAGACCCTGCTCGACTGTCTGGCTCATCTGGACGGCGAAGTGAACATTTCACTGCCCTGGCACATGTTCGGACGCAACGGGTTCGAGGACGCGCCGGACGGAGGCATCGTCGCCAATTACACCCGCCGTCACCCGGACCCGATGAGTCCCCTCAAGGGCATGTGCAATTTCAAAATGATCGTGGACCCCTGCCACGTCACAGCGGTGAAAGTGCATTCCATCGAGACGGATGGGTCTACCACGAGTGTGAACGACAGGGGCGACAAGGCTTCCGCCTCTGACCGCAAAAAGCCGGGCTTCTATTCCGCCGATCACATCCAGCTCAACCACTATTACACCCGCTCGAACGCGGAACTTATGGCCAAGATCACGCGCGGCTCCAACATGACCCAGGACGCGAATGACCATCTTCGCCGGGTGATGCGTAAAGTCGATCAGATCGAGGCGGAAAGCGTCGAGGATCTGGCGGCGAAACGGTGGTTTGGGAGCGTATGA
- a CDS encoding peroxiredoxin, giving the protein MGLRINDIVPNFTAMTDQGEITFHDWIGDSWAILFSHPKDFTPVCTTEFGAVAQLAEEWEKRGTKVIGLSVDGADEHVQWKSDIEGFANAKAGFPIIADTDLAVSKAFDMLPAEAYLPDGRTAADSASVRSVFIISPDKKVQLIMTYPMSVGRNFAEVLRALDGLQKTYGAPLATPANWTIGQDVIAALSLSDDEAKEKFGDVDIKLPYLRFVKA; this is encoded by the coding sequence ATGGGTCTTCGTATCAACGACATCGTTCCAAACTTTACCGCCATGACCGATCAGGGTGAGATCACCTTCCACGACTGGATTGGCGACAGCTGGGCGATCCTGTTCTCCCACCCGAAAGATTTCACGCCGGTCTGCACCACCGAATTCGGTGCCGTGGCGCAGCTTGCCGAGGAATGGGAAAAGCGCGGCACGAAAGTGATCGGTCTCTCTGTCGATGGCGCTGACGAGCACGTGCAGTGGAAATCCGACATTGAAGGGTTTGCCAACGCCAAGGCTGGCTTCCCCATCATCGCGGACACCGATCTGGCCGTGTCCAAAGCCTTCGACATGCTGCCCGCTGAGGCCTACCTGCCGGATGGTCGCACGGCGGCTGATTCCGCCTCTGTGCGGTCGGTGTTCATCATCTCGCCGGACAAAAAAGTACAGCTCATCATGACCTACCCGATGTCCGTGGGCCGGAACTTTGCCGAGGTGCTGCGTGCCCTTGATGGTCTGCAAAAAACCTACGGCGCGCCGCTTGCGACACCCGCGAACTGGACTATTGGTCAGGACGTGATCGCGGCCCTGTCTCTGTCCGATGACGAAGCCAAAGAGAAATTCGGCGACGTGGACATCAAGCTGCCGTACCTGCGTTTCGTGAAAGCATAA
- a CDS encoding RluA family pseudouridine synthase, giving the protein MSDDYNPPQDPLDVLHMDHEILVVNKPSGLLSVPGKGEHLADCLMSRIQTAFPEALLIHRLDRDTSGVMVFALTPHAQRHIGLQFEKRQTKKTYVAWVHGHIAEKTGTVDLPLIVDWPNRPKQMVCHETGKPAVTDWRVVRYQDNQTRVRLMPKTGRSHQLRVHMLALGYPIMGDPFYATGEALDAPRLMLHAEQLRFRHPDGGAGVSFTAKCPF; this is encoded by the coding sequence ATGAGTGACGATTACAATCCCCCGCAAGACCCTCTGGATGTGCTCCACATGGATCATGAGATCCTTGTGGTGAACAAACCGTCGGGGCTTTTGTCCGTGCCGGGCAAGGGCGAGCATCTCGCCGATTGTCTGATGTCGCGCATCCAGACGGCTTTTCCTGAGGCTTTGCTGATCCATCGGTTGGATCGCGACACTTCGGGTGTCATGGTCTTTGCTCTGACGCCCCATGCGCAGCGCCACATCGGGCTTCAGTTCGAGAAACGGCAGACCAAGAAAACCTATGTTGCCTGGGTTCATGGTCATATCGCGGAGAAGACCGGCACGGTGGATTTGCCGCTGATCGTGGATTGGCCGAACCGTCCGAAACAGATGGTCTGTCACGAGACCGGCAAACCCGCCGTCACCGATTGGCGCGTGGTGCGCTATCAGGACAATCAAACGCGGGTGCGGTTGATGCCCAAGACAGGCCGTTCGCATCAGCTTCGCGTGCATATGCTGGCGCTTGGGTATCCGATCATGGGCGATCCGTTCTATGCGACGGGTGAGGCGCTGGATGCGCCGCGTTTGATGTTGCATGCAGAACAGCTACGGTTCCGGCACCCGGATGGCGGGGCGGGGGTATCATTCACGGCGAAATGCCCGTTCTGA
- a CDS encoding GAF domain-containing protein translates to MTDYAGLSARLEALCAGETDEVALMATVACEVHQSDDRFHWTGFYRVVEESLLKIGPYQGGHGCLVIPFSRGVCGACARTRAVQLVPDVEAFEGHIACASSTRSELVLPVQNAKGELLGVFDLDSDLPAAFTQEDAEQLTLILNRVFAKVNRA, encoded by the coding sequence ATGACCGACTATGCGGGGTTGTCTGCGCGCCTTGAGGCGCTTTGTGCGGGAGAGACCGATGAGGTGGCGTTGATGGCAACCGTGGCCTGCGAGGTGCACCAATCTGATGATCGGTTCCATTGGACGGGGTTCTATCGGGTTGTCGAAGAAAGCCTCTTGAAAATAGGGCCTTACCAAGGCGGTCATGGCTGTCTTGTGATCCCGTTTTCACGCGGTGTTTGCGGGGCCTGTGCGCGGACGCGCGCGGTGCAATTGGTGCCTGATGTCGAGGCCTTTGAGGGACATATCGCCTGTGCCTCATCGACGCGCTCGGAATTGGTCCTGCCTGTGCAAAACGCAAAAGGCGAGCTGTTGGGGGTCTTCGATCTCGATAGCGATCTCCCGGCGGCTTTCACCCAGGAAGATGCCGAGCAATTGACCCTTATTCTCAATCGGGTTTTTGCCAAGGTGAACCGGGCATGA
- a CDS encoding STAS domain-containing protein codes for MKLTHQDFDDVRVVCVGENRIDAACAIQFKDEMRALSDNGPARIVLDLQNVEFLDSSGLGAVVAALKAVHHGQRLELASLHPTVQRVFHLTRMDTVFTIHTSVATAVEGIANAS; via the coding sequence ATGAAACTGACACATCAGGACTTTGATGACGTGCGCGTGGTTTGCGTCGGTGAAAACCGAATTGACGCCGCCTGTGCCATCCAGTTCAAAGACGAAATGCGCGCGCTAAGTGACAATGGCCCTGCCCGCATTGTGCTCGATCTGCAAAATGTTGAATTTCTGGACAGTTCCGGCCTTGGCGCCGTGGTCGCCGCATTGAAGGCGGTTCATCATGGCCAGCGTTTGGAACTCGCCTCTCTGCATCCGACGGTCCAGCGCGTCTTTCACCTGACCCGCATGGATACGGTTTTCACAATCCACACCAGCGTTGCCACAGCTGTCGAGGGTATTGCGAATGCGTCCTGA